Below is a genomic region from Deltaproteobacteria bacterium.
CCGGACCGCGCTCACGCCGCGTGTGCCTGGGTGCGCCGGCGCGCCAGCATGCGCCGCCGCAGATCCGCGAGGAAGCCGCGGTGCTGCCGTTTGAGCCGTCGCCGCAGCCGCTCCGCAACCCGGTGTTCCTGTTTGAGATACCGATCAAGCTCCAAGCGGTGAGACAAGTAGTACGCGACCACGGCGTATACCTGGCCGAGGGAGAGGGAGGGGAAATCCTGGCACATCTGCTCCGGGGTAGCGCCGGCCCAAAACCCGTGGATAACACTCGCAGCGGACACCCGGGTACCGGCCAAGCGCCACGTCCCTTCCGGGGTGCAGGTGAAAAGCTCCGCGGGAAGCTCCAGCGACTTCATCCCGAGCAAGGCTACCGGTTCACTTCGGGCCAGGCAAGTGCGGCCACGATCCCACAATCCACGCCTTCAATTTGCCGACCGCATCGCCCTGATCCCCATCACCCTTCACCTGTCTCCCTTGCCCCTTCCGCTTGCCGACTTACGTGCCTCGCCAGTAGCCGGCACCCATCGCCCGACGCCGAACGCCAGACCTTCTTCACCCCCCGCATCCAATCAGCGCATTGTTCACCGCCCGCACGAGTTCATCCACGGTGACGGTACCGCTGTCGTCAGTGTCGAAAGATGGGCAATCAGAGAGCAGCAGCGAGCCGAGGGCTATGTTGACGCCTTTGACCAACTCGTCGACGGTGACCTGTTCATCGTCATCGCAGTTGCCGACGCAGGTGCTCGCAGGGGGCCCGGTTGCGGTCGGTGTCGGCATGATCGTTGGTGTCGATGTTACCGTGGTGGTGGCGATCCACGTCGGCGAGGGCGTGTGCGTAACGGTCCCTGTCTCCGTCGCTGCCGGCGTTTCGGATGGCGATGGCGGCGGGGTCGGTTCTTCGATCGTGATTGCACCCGGACCGCAAGTGACGGGCACGAGGTTGCCGAACTCGTCCACCGCCTCGCATTGATCGGTAATCGGGTACGAACCGGGCGCCGCCGCCGGTTCCACCGCGAAACAGCACTGCAGCAGACCCGCAGCCGGCAGCGGCGCGACCGGCTCCGTGTGCGTCATGCCTGAGGACTCGGCGTTGCCGTCGGGGTTCGTGTTGGCGTGCAGGTGCCATGGGCGGTTCCACAGTAGCCAACGAACGTGCGCGTCGGCGTTGC
It encodes:
- a CDS encoding DUF433 domain-containing protein; its protein translation is MKSLELPAELFTCTPEGTWRLAGTRVSAASVIHGFWAGATPEQMCQDFPSLSLGQVYAVVAYYLSHRLELDRYLKQEHRVAERLRRRLKRQHRGFLADLRRRMLARRRTQAHAA